The Candidatus Hydrogenedens sp. DNA window ATCGTAAAATTCGACCTCGCAATAACCAATAGTTTAAAAAACTTGCTTATGCAACTTCCACGACAGGATTCATCGGGAAAATTAAAGAATAGTTTAGGTCGTATTGGTGGTTTAATTAACTCACCTTTGTTTCAGGATGAACTATCTATTGGAATATTACCTCCTACGGAAGGAGATATGCCGGGTATTATTCTAATCACTATGTGTAACCAAATAGATACCTTGAAATCTCTATTAGGTATTACAGCAGTAGCCGAAGAACCTATAAACGGATTTGAGGTATTAAAAGCCGATTTGCAAAAATTGGCAAAAATTCCTCTATCTTTTTATATTGGTTTAAAATCTCCTCATGTGATTGTAACAAATAATAAAGACCAACTTGCCCAAGTCATTGAAAAAATTTCCCAACCTCCTCAGGAAAACACCAATCAAAACATGCAAAATACCTGCCCGTATGGATTTATCTCTAACGATGCAAATGCCATGAATACATTCTTCGCCAACAATCCTGACCTTTTGAAAATAGACGCTGTTAAAACTCTTTCAAAAATATTACCTAATATTCCTGAAATGTGTATGTATAATAATGATGCCTGGTATTTGTTGAAAATAAAAGCAACCATATAGCAGGTTAGAATTATGAACAATGAGAGAATTATTCTTATCTCATGGGAAGGTTGTACATTGAAAGGGGTATTGAATGATTCTCCCACTGCCAGTAAGTTATGGGAAATACTTCCTGTTCATTCTATAACCCATCGTTGGGGAAATGAAATATACTTTGAAGTTCCTATAAAAACAACGCTGGAAGAAAACGCAACGGATGTTGTTCCGCCAGGGACTATTTGTTTTTGGGTAGAAGGCAATTCTATTGCGATACCTTTCGGGAAAACACCTGTTTCAATAGGAAATGAGTGTAGGCTTATCACGGATGTAAACATAATCGGTAAAATTTTAAGTCCGATTGACCCCTTATTTTCTGTTAAAGAAGCCACCAAAATAAAAATTCAGAAATCTAACGGAACTAAATCATAACCTTATTCGGAGATATAGGATTGAAGGTTTTTTATTGGTATTGGAATGAATTTTTAGGCAAGATTATCTCCAAAACAGAGGATATTACTGGTTATGAACTGATAGAACCCTGGGCACCGATAGTAGTAAAAGGTGCTATTACTTTTTTTATTCTCTTATTAATTTACGAAATTTATCTCAGGATTTATAAATTTTGGCGAAGACGAGAATTTATATCTGAAAGCACACCCGTTATTCCTCCTTCATCAGAAACTGTAGATAAAGAATCAGAGTTTATTCAACAATTAGAATCCTTAAAAGCACCTCAACAAACTATCGAACGATTGAAGAAAGAGAAAAAATATGACCAGTTGGGTGAAGTATATGTATCCATGCAGAAATATAAAGAGGCAGGTTGGGCATTTGAAAAAGCAGGGATGTTAAAAAGAGCCGCAACAGAATATGCCAAGGCAGGCAAAACGGAGTATTCGGCAAAGTTATTACTAAGAGCCAATGAACCTCAACAGGCTGTCCAGTTATTGGTAAGCATTGGAAAGACTAAAAAAGCAGGAAAATGGTTGGAAAGGGAGGGAAAACTGGATATAGCAAGTTTCCTGTGGTGGGAAGTGGGGTATTATAAAAGAGCTGTTTCATTATGGTTAAAGTGGATGAATACTTTAAATAATAACCCTCAGGAAAAAGCAATTTTTTTTAACAAAATCATTCAATATATCTATAAAAATGGGATTCATAACATCCCTGATAAGTATAAAAAATCTCTTTTAGAACCTTTAAGTCAGCAAATGATTTTAGAAAAAAGATATGACCTTGCTATTGATTTATTAAAAAATTGCGGAGAACATCAAAAAGCAGAAATGTTACTAAAACAATTAACAAGAAAATAAAAGTGGTGGAGACTTTTCTCAATAAACAACCCTGTTTCTCACTCGATTATATGAAATCCAGAACTTGCGTAAACGGTCAAGAATCTTCTCATCAAAAACTATTGGAGAAAAAGCGGCTATTTGATACAACTGAGTAATTTCTTCTATTTCTTCGCGTAATACTTCTAAACTCTGCGGTAAATTTTGTAAAAATTCTAATGGCGTTTCGCTATGTTTTTTCGGGACACCTAAATCTTCTGCCAACGCACAGAGTGCTAAATAGGCATATTCTATATGTTCATTAGGGTTAAATTTTTTGCTCATTTCAGGATGGGATAATGAACTCACAAATTTAATGGATTTGGATTTATTAACCGATACCCTCTTCCTGATTTTTAACTGTTTTGGTCTTCGTTCAATAAATCTTTTTAACCATTGAAATCCAATTTTACCTTTTTGCACAGACATCTGCAACCATTTTACAAACATTCTTTTAACTGCTTGAAATAGAACCCATACACTCACAAGGACAAGAATTGTGATTATCACATATCCTAATTTTTGAAGTAACATCTGTTGTTGCCATATTTCCGTAGGAGTTGCCACAACAGGATTTAATTTGAAGGCACTTCCACGAACCCATGGGTCTGCTTGATGTTCTGCAACATAAAAAGGTTTGGGCAATGCAGGTAATGGAAGATAGGCAGAAGCTACCATAGCAATAATAATTATTGACAATCCTGAAATAACCCATGTAATACCTAACAAAGAAGGGACAGAAACTCTTCGCACTTTATAATATTCCCTAAGTCCTCCAAGACTTGTCATTACAAGGAGCAATAAAGCGGAAAAGACATATAGCACAAGATAAAACCATCCAGCATTGATTATCTCCTGACCTCCATTTACAAGGATACGAAGTCCTAAAGAAAAAATCCCCATAACAGGAATGCTAAAGAACAATATTGATATACCTGCGGGAATTTTGGAAAGGCGGTCTCCAAGTCCCATAATACTGTATGTAATATCTTTCACTGAAGGTTCTTTAAAAGTTAGTTGTGTAGGGTCAACCGCTTCCAATTCGTAAAACAAATCGGGACCTGTCGTTTTAGATTTTTTTCGGGATTTTTGTTCTCTACTTTTTTCGAATGCCTTACTCAGACTGGTGGCTATACCGATTTCTCCTGCACTTATATTCTCATCAATACAACATTCATAAGTTATCCTATTCGTAAGCCACCACAAGAATATTACAACGCCCATATTTGACAGGAAAGCCATAAAGTTATTCCCCGTAACAAGGTTGTATATGAAGGAACCTGTTCCGTATGCAGAGGTGCTAACCATAACATAAAAACTTATTGTTAAGC harbors:
- a CDS encoding cyclophilin-like fold protein; its protein translation is MNNERIILISWEGCTLKGVLNDSPTASKLWEILPVHSITHRWGNEIYFEVPIKTTLEENATDVVPPGTICFWVEGNSIAIPFGKTPVSIGNECRLITDVNIIGKILSPIDPLFSVKEATKIKIQKSNGTKS
- a CDS encoding DUF4129 domain-containing protein, which translates into the protein MRIPEWMEDGSLSWSEKEEKPSSKVANEETPPPRIPVREDFLDINLTRNKKIGGMDFQAKWTLTDTLLSIINPFLILILLWSIVFFLLDVRYIYTAVNDSNLRFVVFCFILGVVAVNRIFATESVEDGVVYGFALGLTISFYVMVSTSAYGTGSFIYNLVTGNNFMAFLSNMGVVIFLWWLTNRITYECCIDENISAGEIGIATSLSKAFEKSREQKSRKKSKTTGPDLFYELEAVDPTQLTFKEPSVKDITYSIMGLGDRLSKIPAGISILFFSIPVMGIFSLGLRILVNGGQEIINAGWFYLVLYVFSALLLLVMTSLGGLREYYKVRRVSVPSLLGITWVISGLSIIIIAMVASAYLPLPALPKPFYVAEHQADPWVRGSAFKLNPVVATPTEIWQQQMLLQKLGYVIITILVLVSVWVLFQAVKRMFVKWLQMSVQKGKIGFQWLKRFIERRPKQLKIRKRVSVNKSKSIKFVSSLSHPEMSKKFNPNEHIEYAYLALCALAEDLGVPKKHSETPLEFLQNLPQSLEVLREEIEEITQLYQIAAFSPIVFDEKILDRLRKFWISYNRVRNRVVY